One segment of Ricinus communis isolate WT05 ecotype wild-type chromosome 8, ASM1957865v1, whole genome shotgun sequence DNA contains the following:
- the LOC8277591 gene encoding proteinaceous RNase P 2, with protein MSFFSLTPPSCTGLVNWDSGVLSILNLGFINLFFLFFQVAPMATGTTTTAPMGKKKPNKKNQTPESQFNYNLNFYSKSKDLNSAISLYKTAISNKTQLNQHHYNTLLYLCSISLNDPSEKELALQNGFDIFEHMVATGIKRNEASITAIARLAAAKGDGDYAFNLIKNMLVDNQLPRLRTYDPVLFCFCEKLEAFKAYEVEDHIVSMGMNLEELEIAALLKVSVETKNKERVYGYLQKLRKTVRCVKEETAKIVEDWFKDFEVNGKELDVGLVRKAVVKNGGGWHGLGWIEKGKWGVKRGNMDMDGRCCCCGESLACVDIDDLETERFAGSLAGLAMEREVKANFSEFQDWLDKNADYDAIVDGANVGLYQQNFAEGGFSISQLDAVVKELYDRSGKWPLIVLHNKRVRAILENPSQRNLIQEWTEKDILYTTPHGSNDDWYWLYAAVKLKCLLVTNDEMRDHIFELLGSSFFLKWKERHQVRYTFVKGKLKLQMPPPFSVLIQESEKGSWHVPIAGDGNEDSAQSWLCITRSSACYAPDKDEMNIETFETEYQDRILLSPSKANSITGYNDILDSEESFPHSENKPATLTGKRKGRSTSPS; from the exons ATGTCGTTTTTCTCTCTCACTCCACCATCATGTACTGGACTTGTCAATTGGGATTCTGGGGTTTtatcaattttgaatttagggtttatcaatctcttttttctttttttccaagTTGCACCAATGGCCACTggaacaacaacaacagctccaatgggaaaaaagaaacccaATAAGAAGAACCAAACCCCAGAATCCCAATTCAATTACAACCTCAACTTTTactcaaaatcaaaagatcTCAATTCTGCTATATCTCTTTACAAAACCGCAATTTCCAATAAAACCCAACTCAATCAACATCACTATAACACTCTCCTTTACCTATGCTCAATCTCTCTTAATGACCCATCAGAAAAGGAACTTGCTTTACAAAATGGGTTTGACATATTTGAACATATGGTGGCTACTGGGATCAAACGTAATGAAGCTTCAATTACTGCCATTGCTAGACTTGCTGCAGCTAAAGGGGATGGTGATTAtgcttttaatttgataaaaaatatgttgGTTGATAATCAATTACCTCGATTGAGGACTTATGATCCCGtgttgttttgtttttgtgaGAAGTTAGAAGCTTTTAAGGCTTACGAGGTGGAGGATCATATTGTTAGTATGGGAATGAATTTGGAGGAGTTGGAGATTGCTGCATTGTTGAAAGTTAGTGTGGAGACTAAAAATAAGGAGAGGGTTTATGGGTATTTGCAGAAATTGAGGAAAACAGTGAGGTGTGTTAAGGAGGAGACTGCAAAAATAGTTGAGGATTGGTTTAAGGATTTTGAGGTGAATGGGAAGGAATTGGATGTGGGTTTGGTGAGAAAGGCTGTTGTGAAGAATGGAGGTGGGTGGCATGGGCTTGGGTGGATTGAGAAGGGGAAGTGGGGGGTGAAGAGAGGAAACATGGATATGGATGGAAGATGTTGTTGTTGTGGGGAGAGTTTGGCTTGTGTTGATATTGATGATCTGGAGACTGAGAGGTTTGCAGGATCTTTAGCAGGTTTGGCTATGGAAAGGGAGGTTAAGGCTAACTTTAGTGAGTTTCAG GATTGGCTGGACAAAAATGCTGATTATGATGCAATAGTGGATGGAGCAAATGTTGGACTCTACCAGCAAAATTTTGCAGAAGGCGGATTTAGCATTTCTCAG CTTGATGCTGTTGTTAAAGAACTGTATGATCGTAGTGGAAAATGGCCACTTATTGTCTTGCATAATAAACGGGTGCGGGCAATCCTTGAAAATCCTTCCCAGAGAAACCTGATTCAGGAGTGGACGGAAAAAGACATTCTTTACACAACCCCTCATGGTTCCAATGATGACTG GTATTGGCTTTATGCTGCTGTAAAACTGAAGTGTCTGCTCGTCACTAATGATGAGATGCGAGATCATATTTTTGAACTTTTAGGAAGCAGCTTCTTTCTCAAGTGGAAAGAAAGGCATCAA GTGCGATATACCTTTGTGAAAGGCAAGCTGAAACTTCAGATGCCACCTCCATTTTCTGTCCTGATCCAG GAATCAGAAAAGGGATCATGGCATGTACCTATAGCAGGTGATGGAAATGAGGATTCTGCACAAAGCTGGCTCTGCATCACCCGGTCAAGTGCTTGTTATGCACCTGACAAAGATGAGATGAACATTGAAACTTTTGAAACTGAGTATCAGGATAGGATACTGTTGAGCCCCTCCAAAGCAAACTCTATCACAGGTTACAATGATATACTTGACAGCGAAGAATCTTTTCCGCATTCAGAGAATAAACCTGCAACACTGACCGGTAAAAGGAAAGGAAGGTCCACATCTCCTTCTTAG